Proteins encoded together in one Undibacterium sp. CCC3.4 window:
- a CDS encoding ShlB/FhaC/HecB family hemolysin secretion/activation protein — MKKFIVGFCLSHSLFIVSSVAADVAAPVPNQDAQEQIRQQQRLQQLRQQQEIQTDAREEGTSLKQAVPLASDRIPDNETPCFQIDKIDLNGDGADQFQFALDKLNAEVFSIAAAQSSANSKDGLCLGVNGINALMARMQNTIIAKGYITTRVLAAPQDLKSGHLLLTVVNGRVNRVRFTADSDPRASSWNALPLHPGVTLNLRDIEQALENLKRLPSADADIQIEPAAPDQVAAAPTQPGLSDLLISYHRVSSPVRFSWSLDDSGSSATGKYQASATLSGDNLFKLNDLFYVSFNHDVGGEDTGAHGTSAHTWHYSLAYGYWLLSTTTSSNDYYQTVAGASQNYTYSGKSQNTEIMLSRLLFRNNVNKTVLSARAMFRSSSNFIDDTEVEVQRRRVAAWELGFKQTWYHANTVLDYQLNYRHGTGARGALSAPEENFGNGTSRMQMLTADLQLSMPFMLKAPWGQQALQYLVNFRGQNNYTPLTPQDRFSIGSRYSVRGFDGAQSLLSDSGWFIQNNLIVPLGQSGQSAYLGLDYGAVSGQSAALLIGKKLAGMVLGVRGEVGTAVGRFNYDVFVGQAIYKPEGYITSPVTAGFNLNWSY, encoded by the coding sequence ATGAAAAAATTTATTGTCGGGTTTTGTCTGTCGCACTCTTTATTTATCGTCTCCAGTGTTGCGGCCGATGTGGCGGCACCAGTTCCGAATCAAGATGCACAAGAACAAATTCGCCAGCAACAGCGTTTGCAACAGTTGCGTCAACAACAAGAAATTCAAACCGATGCGCGCGAAGAAGGCACCTCGTTGAAACAAGCGGTGCCGCTGGCAAGTGACCGTATTCCCGACAATGAAACACCTTGTTTTCAGATTGATAAAATTGATTTGAACGGTGATGGCGCTGATCAATTTCAATTCGCCTTAGATAAATTGAATGCCGAAGTATTCAGCATCGCAGCAGCGCAGTCGTCGGCAAACAGCAAAGACGGACTATGCCTGGGCGTGAATGGCATTAATGCGCTCATGGCGCGCATGCAGAATACCATCATTGCCAAAGGCTATATCACCACCCGTGTGCTCGCCGCTCCGCAAGATCTGAAATCTGGTCATTTATTACTCACGGTGGTAAACGGTCGTGTCAACCGCGTTCGCTTTACCGCTGATTCCGATCCGCGCGCCAGCAGTTGGAATGCGCTACCGCTACACCCTGGCGTTACACTCAATCTGCGCGATATTGAGCAAGCCTTGGAAAATTTAAAACGGCTTCCTTCTGCAGACGCCGATATACAAATCGAACCGGCAGCGCCCGATCAGGTAGCGGCGGCACCGACGCAGCCAGGCTTGAGTGATCTGCTCATCAGCTATCACCGCGTGTCTTCACCGGTACGTTTTTCTTGGAGCTTGGACGACAGCGGCTCCAGCGCAACCGGCAAGTACCAAGCCAGTGCGACCTTATCGGGCGATAACTTGTTCAAGCTTAACGATTTGTTCTATGTCAGTTTCAATCACGATGTCGGAGGCGAGGATACCGGTGCGCACGGCACCTCGGCGCATACCTGGCATTACTCCTTAGCTTATGGCTACTGGTTGTTGAGCACGACGACATCGAGTAATGACTACTATCAAACCGTCGCCGGTGCCAGCCAAAACTACACTTACAGCGGCAAAAGTCAAAACACTGAAATCATGCTCTCGCGTCTGTTATTTCGCAACAACGTGAATAAAACTGTGTTGTCGGCGCGTGCGATGTTTCGTAGCTCCAGTAATTTTATCGATGATACCGAAGTGGAAGTGCAGCGACGACGCGTAGCGGCGTGGGAACTCGGTTTCAAGCAAACTTGGTATCACGCCAATACGGTGTTGGATTATCAGTTGAACTATCGGCACGGTACCGGCGCGCGCGGTGCTTTATCAGCGCCGGAAGAAAATTTCGGTAATGGTACTTCACGCATGCAAATGCTGACAGCTGATCTGCAACTGAGTATGCCGTTCATGCTCAAAGCGCCTTGGGGTCAGCAAGCGCTGCAATATCTGGTCAATTTCCGGGGCCAAAATAATTACACCCCACTGACGCCACAAGATCGATTCAGTATCGGTAGTCGCTATTCGGTACGCGGGTTCGATGGTGCGCAAAGCTTGCTCTCTGATAGTGGCTGGTTCATACAAAACAATCTCATCGTTCCACTTGGCCAGAGCGGGCAATCGGCATACCTGGGCCTCGACTATGGTGCCGTCAGCGGGCAATCGGCCGCGCTGTTAATTGGAAAAAAATTAGCCGGCATGGTGCTTGGCGTGCGCGGTGAAGTTGGCACTGCGGTCGGCCGGTTTAACTATGACGTCTTTGTCGGGCAAGCCATCTATAAACCTGAGGGCTATATCACCAGTCCGGTCACTGCTGGTTTTAATCTTAACTGGTCCTATTAA
- a CDS encoding IS4 family transposase, whose product MTKLQGVAGIGLRVLTSVYQLKNQTCNMYRINTFQELMKGLPRGVFDQLVKKHQADKYSKHFGHWDQLVVMTYAQLSGTTGLRPLEASFNSHVAHHYHLGTGRIKRSTLADANSRRGDTVFADAVTWLMQKVARPLRQQSKELLYLLDSTSITLKGREFDRWTLSNKTRNTQGVKLHILYAEQAQIPIWQSISAANVNDVEKTKELPLQQEVIYVFDKGYCDYNWWHRIDMAGAQFVTRFKRNAGLRIEEERSIPAEATDIVLQDQIVRFKNRHPGGKRINQYEKPLRCITVARADKPTPLVLAT is encoded by the coding sequence TTGACTAAGCTGCAGGGGGTTGCAGGCATTGGTTTACGAGTGTTAACCTCGGTTTACCAACTTAAAAACCAAACCTGCAACATGTACAGAATAAACACTTTTCAAGAGTTAATGAAGGGGCTACCGCGTGGAGTCTTTGATCAACTCGTCAAAAAACATCAAGCTGACAAATACAGCAAGCATTTTGGTCACTGGGATCAGCTCGTGGTGATGACCTACGCTCAATTAAGCGGAACAACTGGCCTGCGTCCTCTGGAGGCCAGCTTTAACAGTCATGTCGCCCATCATTACCATCTCGGCACTGGTCGTATTAAGCGCTCCACTCTGGCTGATGCCAACAGTCGTCGCGGCGATACCGTATTTGCCGATGCGGTGACATGGCTCATGCAAAAAGTGGCACGGCCATTGCGTCAACAAAGCAAGGAGCTGCTCTACCTTCTGGACTCCACTTCCATTACCCTCAAAGGGCGCGAGTTTGATCGCTGGACGCTCTCCAATAAAACGCGAAATACACAGGGTGTCAAACTCCACATCCTGTACGCAGAACAAGCGCAGATACCCATTTGGCAAAGTATCAGCGCAGCCAATGTCAATGACGTGGAGAAAACCAAAGAGCTCCCGCTGCAGCAAGAGGTGATCTACGTCTTTGACAAGGGCTATTGCGATTACAACTGGTGGCATCGGATCGATATGGCGGGAGCACAATTCGTGACCCGTTTCAAGCGTAATGCAGGCTTGCGCATTGAGGAAGAACGCAGTATTCCCGCAGAGGCCACAGACATCGTCCTGCAAGATCAAATTGTGCGTTTTAAAAACAGACATCCTGGTGGCAAACGCATCAATCAGTACGAGAAGCCCTTGCGCTGCATTACGGTAGCCAGAGCCGACAAACCTACGCCATTAGTACTGGCAACCTAA
- a CDS encoding toxin-activating lysine-acyltransferase, with the protein MNQAAFQIIAPGIPQQGCIDGMAVSSFPHAEPVEDWNSGERMWIIDWVAPFAHTKQMTRFLKRHLLANYWFKTLYHRRNEKKLIIKTFRGVDVMKQEAEQWFATHPVIEAQASAA; encoded by the coding sequence ATGAATCAAGCAGCATTTCAGATTATCGCCCCTGGCATTCCACAGCAGGGTTGTATCGATGGCATGGCCGTCAGTAGTTTTCCTCATGCCGAGCCAGTGGAAGATTGGAATAGTGGCGAGCGCATGTGGATCATCGATTGGGTTGCACCGTTTGCTCACACCAAGCAAATGACACGTTTTCTGAAGCGACATTTGCTGGCCAATTATTGGTTCAAGACGCTTTACCACCGCCGTAATGAAAAAAAATTAATCATCAAAACCTTCCGCGGGGTCGACGTGATGAAACAGGAAGCCGAACAGTGGTTCGCCACACACCCAGTCATCGAAGCTCAGGCCAGCGCGGCTTGA
- a CDS encoding IS3 family transposase (programmed frameshift), whose translation MSENKRKIFSGAQKAKVAVEAIKGEKTINQIAQEFGVHPTQVSQWKKELLENAGSLFEGKRGPKPASTQNDPDRLYAKIGQLNMELDWLKKKFRDQPVTERLQWVEPLSALSIATQCRLVSVTRSVVYDKKKRLQEEINPFDSLLLQLLDEEYTRHPFYGTRRMTHYLRDCGHAVNRKRVQRLMQQLGLAGMAPGPNTSKAHPQNKIYPYLLRGIDVTRPNMVWSTDITFIRLPRGFVYLVAIVDWYSRKVLSWRLSNTMDAGFCVDCLEEAIKWYGTPEIFNTDQGAQFTSQAFTGLLLRNGIKISMDGRGRALDNIFVERLWRSVKYEEVYLKKHESMPELVIGLANYFMFYNAERKHQSLGYQTPETVYGSGVGGGAKIVNKFGTELPDSKKLEKKSTVVM comes from the exons ATGAGTGAAAATAAGAGAAAAATATTTAGCGGCGCACAAAAAGCCAAGGTAGCAGTTGAGGCAATCAAAGGCGAAAAGACGATCAATCAGATCGCCCAAGAGTTCGGGGTGCATCCGACGCAGGTTAGCCAGTGGAAGAAAGAATTACTGGAAAATGCAGGCAGTCTGTTTGAAGGTAAGCGCGGTCCGAAACCGGCCAGCACACAGAACGACCCAGACCGTCTCTATGCCAAAATTGGGCAACTGAATATGGAACTCGATTGGCTTAAAAAAAAGT TCAGGGATCAGCCTGTAACGGAACGATTGCAGTGGGTAGAGCCGCTCTCTGCCCTTTCAATCGCCACACAATGCCGTCTCGTTTCAGTCACGCGCTCGGTCGTGTACGACAAGAAAAAGCGCTTGCAAGAAGAGATCAATCCGTTTGATAGTTTGCTGTTGCAATTGCTTGACGAGGAATACACCAGACATCCATTTTACGGCACGCGACGCATGACGCATTACTTGCGAGACTGTGGCCATGCAGTGAACCGCAAGCGCGTACAGAGGCTGATGCAGCAACTGGGATTGGCAGGTATGGCCCCAGGCCCCAACACCAGTAAAGCGCATCCGCAGAACAAGATTTACCCGTACTTACTGAGAGGTATCGATGTCACTCGACCAAATATGGTCTGGAGTACAGACATCACATTCATCAGGCTGCCGCGGGGTTTTGTGTATCTGGTGGCGATCGTTGACTGGTATAGCCGGAAGGTGCTGTCTTGGCGGTTGTCGAACACGATGGATGCGGGGTTTTGCGTGGACTGCTTGGAAGAAGCCATAAAATGGTATGGAACGCCGGAGATTTTTAATACCGATCAGGGTGCGCAGTTTACCAGCCAGGCCTTTACTGGGCTGCTGCTTAGAAACGGCATCAAAATCAGTATGGACGGTCGCGGTCGGGCGTTGGATAATATTTTTGTTGAGCGTCTATGGCGCAGTGTGAAATATGAAGAAGTGTATTTGAAAAAGCATGAAAGTATGCCGGAGTTGGTGATCGGCTTGGCGAACTATTTTATGTTCTACAACGCTGAACGTAAACATCAATCATTGGGTTATCAAACGCCGGAAACCGTGTATGGCTCAGGCGTGGGCGGCGGTGCCAAGATCGTAAACAAATTTGGTACTGAACTGCCTGATTCAAAAAAGCTAGAAAAGAAAAGCACGGTAGTGATGTAG
- a CDS encoding aspartate kinase, with translation MALIVHKYGGTSMGSTERIKNVAKRVAKWHDAGHQIVVVPSAMSGETNRLIGLAKELMAQPDPRELDMITSTGEQVSVGLLAMALLAIGKQAVSYAGWQVAINTDSSHTKARIAGIDDSKVKADLAAGKIVIITGFQGVNDKGDITTLGRGGSDTSAVAVAAALQAQECLIFTDVDGVYTTDPRVVSDARKLNTVTFEEMLEMASLGSKVLQIRSVEFAGNYRMPTRVLSSLTDPLMPLEQEAISGTLISFEEDTNMEQATITGIAFNRDEAKITVLGVPDRPGIAYQILGPVADANIEVDMIIQNQSVEGKTDFTFTVPRGEYSKAMDVLEGSVKAHIGAASILGDAKVSKVSVVGVGMRSHVGIASQMFRTLSEEGINIQMISTSEIKISVLIDEKYMELAVRSLHKAFGLESA, from the coding sequence ATGGCTTTAATCGTCCACAAATACGGCGGGACTTCGATGGGTTCCACCGAACGCATCAAGAACGTCGCCAAGCGCGTCGCCAAATGGCATGATGCCGGTCACCAGATAGTGGTTGTTCCGTCTGCCATGTCTGGCGAAACCAATCGACTCATCGGTCTGGCCAAAGAACTCATGGCGCAACCCGATCCACGCGAACTAGACATGATTACCTCAACCGGTGAACAAGTCTCGGTCGGCTTACTCGCCATGGCCTTGCTGGCAATCGGCAAACAAGCCGTATCGTATGCTGGCTGGCAAGTTGCGATCAATACCGATTCATCTCATACCAAGGCGCGTATCGCCGGCATTGATGACAGTAAAGTCAAGGCCGACCTCGCGGCCGGCAAGATCGTCATCATCACCGGCTTTCAGGGCGTCAATGACAAGGGCGATATTACTACGCTCGGTCGTGGTGGTTCCGACACCTCGGCCGTTGCCGTTGCAGCGGCCTTGCAAGCGCAGGAATGCCTGATTTTCACCGACGTCGATGGTGTTTACACCACCGACCCACGTGTGGTGTCCGATGCCCGTAAGCTCAATACTGTGACCTTCGAAGAGATGCTGGAAATGGCCTCACTCGGTTCGAAAGTATTGCAGATACGCTCGGTTGAATTTGCCGGTAATTACCGCATGCCAACGCGCGTCTTGTCATCGCTGACCGACCCCCTAATGCCGCTGGAACAAGAAGCGATCTCCGGCACCCTGATTTCGTTCGAGGAAGATACAAATATGGAACAAGCCACCATCACCGGCATCGCGTTTAACCGTGATGAAGCAAAAATAACCGTACTCGGCGTACCAGACCGTCCCGGCATTGCTTATCAAATCTTGGGCCCGGTGGCCGATGCCAATATCGAAGTCGATATGATCATCCAAAATCAATCGGTGGAAGGAAAAACCGATTTCACTTTCACGGTTCCACGCGGCGAGTACAGCAAAGCCATGGACGTCCTCGAAGGCAGTGTCAAGGCACACATCGGTGCCGCCAGCATACTTGGTGACGCCAAAGTCTCGAAAGTCTCCGTGGTCGGCGTAGGTATGCGCAGCCATGTTGGCATCGCTTCGCAAATGTTTCGTACTTTGTCGGAAGAGGGCATCAATATCCAGATGATTTCTACTTCTGAAATCAAGATTTCGGTCTTGATCGATGAAAAGTATATGGAATTGGCCGTACGTTCTCTGCATAAAGCTTTCGGCTTGGAAAGTGCCTGA